A portion of the Pseudomonas sp. GR 6-02 genome contains these proteins:
- a CDS encoding response regulator transcription factor — protein MNIDTPPSRRPSAFEAHAPVEKSMFNAIRAQSSNAWMLVEPLRLLTNNEKTINLTKMEYAVLDLLISSTERIVSNDAIAKKLNKNLDHYKGLVMCLSRLQAKFKRSARGDNLFRSVRNRGYCIVQTIHIEKDLSNRHTACDEKTWKRCSPPPATASTC, from the coding sequence ATGAATATCGATACGCCCCCCTCCAGACGACCCTCCGCTTTCGAGGCGCACGCCCCCGTTGAAAAGAGTATGTTCAACGCAATACGCGCACAAAGTTCAAATGCATGGATGCTAGTCGAGCCTCTGCGATTACTTACTAACAATGAAAAAACTATCAATCTAACCAAGATGGAGTACGCAGTACTCGACTTGTTAATAAGCAGCACAGAACGGATAGTAAGTAATGATGCCATTGCCAAAAAACTAAACAAAAACCTTGACCACTATAAGGGACTGGTGATGTGCCTCAGCAGGCTACAAGCGAAGTTCAAGAGGTCCGCTAGAGGAGATAACCTTTTCCGCTCGGTGAGAAATCGCGGCTACTGCATCGTCCAAACAATACACATTGAGAAGGACTTATCTAACAGGCATACCGCATGCGATGAAAAAACCTGGAAGCGCTGCTCGCCCCCCCCCGCCACAGCATCTACTTGCTAG
- a CDS encoding Bax inhibitor-1/YccA family protein, translating into MREQDYAVNNSVQAEQLEVSRVLRNTYGLLALTLAFSGVMAFVAQQMRVGYPNVFVVLIGFYGLFFLTNKLRDSAWGLVSAFALTGFMGFLLGPILNRYLGMQGGAEVVSSAFAMTALVFGGLSAYVLITRKDMSFLGGFITAGFFVLLGATLASFFFKISGLQLAISAGFVLFSSVCILFQTSAIIHGGERNYIMATISLYVSIYNLFISLLQLFGIMGRDD; encoded by the coding sequence ATGCGCGAACAGGATTACGCAGTTAATAACAGCGTGCAGGCTGAGCAGCTAGAGGTTAGCCGCGTCCTGCGCAACACTTACGGCCTACTCGCCCTCACCCTCGCATTCAGCGGCGTGATGGCGTTTGTCGCACAGCAGATGCGTGTCGGTTACCCGAACGTCTTCGTGGTGCTGATCGGCTTCTACGGCCTTTTCTTCCTCACCAACAAACTCCGTGACTCGGCGTGGGGCCTGGTTTCTGCGTTCGCGCTGACCGGTTTCATGGGTTTCCTGCTCGGCCCGATCCTCAACCGTTACCTGGGCATGCAGGGCGGCGCGGAAGTGGTCAGCTCGGCCTTCGCGATGACCGCGCTGGTGTTCGGCGGCCTGTCGGCTTATGTGCTGATCACCCGTAAGGACATGAGCTTCCTGGGTGGTTTCATCACGGCCGGTTTCTTCGTGTTGCTGGGTGCGACGCTGGCGAGCTTCTTCTTCAAGATCAGTGGTCTGCAACTGGCGATCAGCGCAGGTTTCGTGCTGTTCTCCTCGGTCTGCATTCTGTTCCAGACCAGCGCCATCATTCACGGCGGCGAGCGCAACTACATCATGGCGACCATCAGCCTGTATGTATCGATCTACAACCTGTTCATCAGCTTGCTGCAGCTGTTCGGCATCATGGGCCGCGATGATTGA
- a CDS encoding Lrp/AsnC family transcriptional regulator, producing MTDDIDQVLISALMEDSRRSLKALAQISGLSSPSVAERLRRLEERGVLKGYTVEIDPKCFGYQLQAIVRIRPLPGQLQEVERQIQAIPEFTECDKVTGDDCFIARLHVRSMEQLDTLLDRLNTHAETNTAIVKKTPIKRRLPPMA from the coding sequence ATGACCGACGACATCGACCAAGTGCTGATCAGCGCATTGATGGAAGACTCCCGCCGCTCACTCAAGGCCCTGGCACAGATCAGCGGCCTGTCCTCGCCCAGCGTTGCCGAGCGCCTGCGCCGCCTCGAAGAACGCGGCGTACTCAAGGGCTATACCGTCGAAATCGACCCTAAATGCTTCGGCTATCAACTCCAGGCCATCGTCCGCATCCGCCCGTTACCGGGCCAGTTGCAGGAAGTGGAACGGCAGATTCAGGCGATCCCCGAATTCACCGAGTGCGACAAAGTCACCGGCGACGACTGCTTCATCGCCCGCCTGCATGTGCGCTCGATGGAACAACTGGACACCCTCCTCGACCGCCTCAACACCCACGCCGAAACCAACACCGCCATCGTCAAGAAAACCCCGATCAAACGCCGGCTGCCACCGATGGCGTGA
- a CDS encoding DMT family transporter: MDRTLRRGSFEMTAAMLISGTIGWFVLVSGQPVLDVVFWRCVFGAATLLLICAAFGFLRPGILTSTTFVLAVLSGVAIVGNWVLLFASYSRASIAIGTAVYNVQPFMLVGLAALFLGEKITLQKLFWLGISFLGMLAIVSAHGEQGEGGNDYLMGIALALGAAFLYAIAALIIKRLTGTPPHLIALIQVCTGVLLLAPFAHFSAMPQAPSAWASLVTLGIVHTGLMYVLLYGAIQKLPTALTGALSFIYPIAAIFVDWFAFGHRLEPLQWIGVAAILLAAAGMQQGWGLKLRRVATQ, from the coding sequence ATGGACAGAACACTACGTCGCGGCTCATTCGAGATGACCGCCGCCATGCTGATTTCCGGAACCATTGGCTGGTTCGTGCTGGTGTCCGGGCAACCGGTGCTGGACGTGGTGTTCTGGCGCTGTGTGTTCGGTGCCGCCACCTTGTTGCTGATCTGCGCGGCGTTCGGCTTTCTGCGCCCGGGCATTTTGACGTCCACCACTTTCGTGTTGGCCGTACTGAGTGGTGTGGCGATTGTCGGTAACTGGGTGTTGTTGTTCGCGTCCTATTCTCGCGCCTCGATTGCCATCGGCACGGCGGTTTATAACGTCCAGCCGTTCATGTTGGTGGGGCTGGCCGCGCTGTTTCTCGGGGAGAAAATCACCCTGCAAAAACTGTTCTGGCTGGGCATTTCGTTTCTCGGGATGCTGGCGATTGTCAGCGCACATGGTGAGCAAGGCGAGGGTGGCAACGATTACCTGATGGGGATCGCTCTGGCCTTGGGTGCTGCCTTCCTGTACGCGATTGCCGCATTGATCATCAAGCGTCTGACCGGCACGCCACCGCATCTGATCGCGTTGATCCAGGTCTGCACCGGCGTGCTGTTGCTCGCGCCCTTTGCGCACTTCTCGGCGATGCCGCAAGCGCCCAGTGCCTGGGCCAGCCTGGTGACCCTGGGTATCGTGCATACCGGTTTGATGTATGTGCTGCTCTACGGAGCAATTCAAAAGCTACCGACCGCCCTGACCGGCGCGTTGTCGTTCATCTATCCGATTGCGGCGATTTTCGTGGATTGGTTTGCCTTCGGTCATCGCCTGGAGCCGCTGCAATGGATCGGTGTCGCCGCGATTCTGCTGGCCGCCGCCGGGATGCAACAGGGTTGGGGCCTGAAGCTTCGGCGGGTGGCTACACAATAA
- a CDS encoding FUSC family protein, translating to MLDPYRRYRHAKLIHAVRVSLGLLATILLTTGIHLPHGEWASVTMLVVIGGLQHHGNIGKKAAERAIGTLIGAGVGLLLVAQQAWLGMPWLTYFAMSVVCGFFSYHAIGKGGYTALLSAITVFIVAGHGDNPVTDGLWRGVDILIGIALALAFSFALPLYAVYSWRYNLADALRDCAAIYGRIINGESVAADEHLKLMNRLNAVMVQLRSLMPSVSKEVRVSMTELDAIQRNLRMCVSILEILGNSRPNADDSEAMAHLQSALKTEHRQIRVQLIGMARALKSGASQRLSRPAEPPLDSTLDMPVYSPLDGYRLLTRQLAANIGEMRQRLAKTAPRWNI from the coding sequence TTGCTGGACCCGTACCGGCGCTACCGCCACGCCAAACTGATCCATGCGGTGCGGGTTTCCTTGGGGTTGCTGGCGACGATTCTGCTGACCACCGGCATCCATCTGCCCCACGGCGAATGGGCGTCGGTGACCATGCTGGTGGTGATCGGCGGCTTGCAGCACCACGGTAATATCGGCAAGAAAGCCGCCGAGCGAGCCATCGGCACCTTGATCGGGGCCGGTGTCGGCTTGTTGCTGGTGGCGCAACAGGCCTGGCTCGGGATGCCGTGGCTGACCTATTTCGCAATGTCGGTGGTGTGCGGGTTTTTCTCGTACCACGCCATCGGCAAGGGTGGTTATACGGCGCTGCTGTCGGCGATCACCGTGTTTATCGTTGCCGGGCACGGTGACAACCCGGTCACCGATGGCCTGTGGCGCGGGGTGGATATTCTGATCGGCATCGCCCTGGCACTGGCTTTCTCCTTTGCCCTGCCGCTGTACGCGGTGTACTCCTGGCGCTACAACCTGGCCGATGCGTTGCGCGACTGCGCGGCAATCTATGGCCGTATCATCAACGGCGAGTCCGTCGCCGCTGACGAGCACTTGAAGCTCATGAATCGCTTGAACGCAGTCATGGTGCAACTGCGCTCACTGATGCCCTCTGTGTCCAAGGAGGTGCGGGTTTCCATGACCGAACTCGATGCGATTCAGCGCAACCTGCGGATGTGCGTCAGCATCCTGGAAATCCTCGGCAATAGCCGGCCGAATGCCGATGACTCTGAGGCAATGGCCCACCTGCAATCGGCATTGAAAACCGAGCACCGACAGATCCGGGTGCAACTGATCGGTATGGCCCGGGCATTGAAATCGGGCGCTTCACAACGGCTCAGCCGGCCAGCCGAACCGCCATTGGACTCTACGCTTGATATGCCGGTCTACAGTCCACTGGATGGCTACCGATTGCTGACCCGACAATTGGCCGCGAACATCGGCGAGATGCGCCAGCGTCTGGCGAAAACCGCACCGCGCTGGAACATCTGA
- a CDS encoding NADP-dependent glyceraldehyde-3-phosphate dehydrogenase, translated as MTTASILGNLFPTADGIPEKYRLNGQTEQREYLVDGELKTWSGPLAQVRSPVYLSGANGDEQVILGSTPLLDADTALTALDAAVRAYDRGQGLWPTMRVAERIQHVETFLGRMREQREAVVKLLMWEIGKNLKDSEKEFDRTCDYIVDTINALKELDRRSSRFELEQDTLGQIRRVPLGVALCMGPYNYPLNETFTTLIPALIMGNTVVFKPAKLGVLLIRPLLEAFRDSFPAGVINVIYGSGRETVSALMASGKIDIFAFIGTNKAASDLKKLHPRPHRLRAALGLDAKNPGIVLPEVDLDNAVSEAVTGSLSFNGQRCTALKILFVHEDVVEAFIEKFNARLASLKPGMPWDSGVALTPLPEASKVDYLHSLVADSVSKGAAVVNPNGGEARASFFYPAVLYPVTPQMRVYQEEQFGPVVPIVPYRHLDTVIDYVLESDFGQQLSIFGTNPVAVGRLVDTFANQVGRINLNAQCQRGPDTYPFNGRKNSAEGTLSVHDALRVFSIRTLVATKFQESSKELLSEIISGRNSSFLTTDYIF; from the coding sequence ATGACCACAGCATCGATCCTTGGCAACCTGTTTCCCACCGCCGACGGCATCCCGGAAAAGTATCGCCTCAACGGCCAGACCGAACAGCGCGAATACCTGGTCGACGGTGAACTGAAAACCTGGTCCGGCCCCCTCGCCCAGGTGCGCAGCCCGGTGTACCTGAGCGGCGCGAATGGCGACGAACAAGTGATCCTCGGCAGCACGCCGCTGCTCGATGCCGACACCGCCCTGACCGCGCTCGACGCGGCCGTCCGTGCCTATGACCGGGGCCAGGGTTTGTGGCCGACCATGCGCGTGGCCGAGCGTATCCAGCATGTCGAGACCTTCCTCGGTCGCATGCGCGAACAGCGCGAGGCGGTGGTCAAGTTGCTGATGTGGGAGATCGGCAAGAACCTCAAGGACTCGGAGAAAGAGTTCGACCGCACCTGCGACTACATCGTCGACACCATCAACGCCCTCAAGGAACTCGACCGCCGCTCCAGCCGCTTCGAACTGGAACAGGACACCCTCGGCCAGATCCGCCGCGTTCCGCTGGGCGTGGCGTTGTGCATGGGGCCTTACAACTATCCGCTGAACGAGACCTTCACCACGCTGATTCCGGCGCTGATCATGGGCAACACCGTGGTGTTCAAGCCGGCCAAGCTTGGGGTGCTGTTGATTCGTCCGCTGCTGGAAGCCTTTCGCGACAGCTTCCCGGCCGGGGTGATCAACGTCATTTACGGCAGTGGCCGCGAGACCGTCAGCGCACTGATGGCCAGCGGCAAGATCGATATCTTTGCGTTTATCGGCACCAACAAGGCCGCCAGCGACCTGAAAAAACTCCACCCAAGGCCTCACCGCTTGCGTGCGGCACTGGGCCTGGATGCGAAGAACCCCGGCATCGTGTTGCCTGAGGTGGATCTGGACAACGCGGTCAGCGAAGCCGTTACCGGCTCCCTGTCGTTCAACGGTCAGCGCTGCACCGCGCTGAAAATCCTCTTCGTCCATGAAGACGTGGTCGAGGCGTTCATTGAGAAATTCAACGCCAGGCTCGCCTCACTGAAACCCGGTATGCCGTGGGACAGCGGCGTGGCCCTGACACCGCTGCCGGAGGCGAGCAAAGTCGATTATCTGCATTCGCTGGTGGCGGACTCGGTCAGCAAAGGCGCCGCCGTGGTCAACCCCAACGGCGGTGAAGCCCGCGCCTCGTTCTTCTACCCGGCCGTGTTGTACCCGGTGACACCGCAAATGCGCGTCTATCAGGAGGAACAGTTCGGCCCGGTCGTGCCGATCGTGCCTTACCGTCATCTGGACACCGTGATCGATTACGTCCTGGAATCGGACTTCGGCCAGCAACTGAGCATCTTCGGCACCAACCCGGTGGCGGTCGGCAGGCTGGTGGACACCTTCGCCAACCAGGTCGGCCGGATCAACCTCAACGCCCAGTGCCAACGCGGCCCGGACACCTACCCGTTCAACGGCCGCAAGAACTCCGCCGAGGGCACGTTGTCGGTGCATGATGCGCTGCGGGTATTTTCGATCCGGACCCTGGTGGCGACCAAGTTCCAGGAAAGCAGCAAAGAGCTTCTCAGCGAGATCATCAGCGGCCGGAACTCGAGCTTCCTGACCACCGACTATATTTTCTGA
- a CDS encoding Dyp-type peroxidase — MSYYQPGILATPVPPQARHMFFALESAEALPAALDNLTRLVDGKSAVVGFGESLVKALHAQIDGLRAFPALVGVGVDNPSTQHALWCWLHGVDRGELLNRSHAIEAALAPALRLVQMNETFRHMTGHDLTGYEDGTENPHDEAAVAAALLGKGAEGLVGGSFAAIQQWQHDLKGFHAMPSHEKDNIMGRRLSDNEELDDAPISAHVKRTAQESFAPEAFVVRRSMPWIEGDRAGLMFLAFGFSLDAFEAQLRRMSGLEDGITDGLYRISRPITGGYYWCPPLKDGRLDLRALRVG, encoded by the coding sequence ATGAGTTACTACCAGCCGGGCATCCTCGCCACCCCAGTTCCGCCTCAAGCTCGTCATATGTTCTTCGCCCTCGAATCCGCCGAGGCACTGCCGGCAGCGCTGGATAACCTGACGCGCCTGGTGGACGGAAAATCGGCGGTGGTCGGTTTCGGCGAGTCCCTGGTCAAGGCGCTGCACGCGCAGATCGACGGCTTGCGCGCCTTTCCTGCGCTGGTCGGTGTCGGCGTCGACAACCCGTCGACCCAACACGCGCTCTGGTGCTGGTTGCACGGTGTTGACCGTGGCGAACTGCTCAATCGCAGCCACGCGATCGAAGCCGCGCTGGCACCGGCCCTGCGTCTGGTGCAGATGAACGAAACCTTCCGCCACATGACTGGCCATGACCTGACCGGTTACGAAGACGGCACCGAAAACCCTCACGACGAAGCCGCTGTCGCCGCCGCGCTGCTGGGCAAGGGCGCTGAGGGGCTGGTCGGTGGCAGCTTCGCCGCGATCCAGCAATGGCAGCATGACTTGAAAGGCTTCCACGCGATGCCGTCCCACGAGAAGGACAACATCATGGGCCGGCGCCTGAGCGACAACGAAGAACTCGACGACGCGCCGATCTCTGCCCACGTCAAACGCACCGCCCAGGAAAGCTTCGCACCGGAAGCCTTCGTGGTCCGTCGCTCGATGCCGTGGATCGAAGGCGATCGCGCCGGCCTGATGTTCCTGGCATTCGGTTTTTCCCTCGATGCATTCGAAGCCCAACTGCGACGCATGAGCGGTCTGGAGGACGGCATCACCGACGGTTTGTACCGCATCAGCCGACCGATCACTGGTGGCTACTACTGGTGCCCGCCGCTCAAGGACGGTCGCCTCGACCTGCGCGCATTGCGTGTCGGCTAA
- a CDS encoding TorF family putative porin has translation MKAFTLFALASFSLLPLGSQALPLNDDFAVLVDLTLASDYRTRGISQTQNDPAAQAGVTLAHSSGLYLGAWSSNVDFGGGLKTRQEVDYYGGWLWQATDAISLDVGYLKYAYPKESQFNQSEVYGILDVYGVKLAAYYSADAPGIDSKQSTLYRYVGYETELPYGLGLKLRYGEMDFKDPRLYSASGHGEEAYHEWEAKLTREVAGVLLGLSYIDTDLSKSQCISNWGFDDVCSATLVASVSKSF, from the coding sequence ATGAAAGCGTTCACCCTGTTCGCCCTCGCATCCTTCAGCCTGTTGCCCCTGGGCAGCCAGGCCCTGCCCTTGAATGACGACTTCGCCGTGCTGGTCGACCTGACCCTGGCCAGCGACTATCGCACTCGCGGGATTTCGCAAACCCAGAACGACCCCGCCGCGCAAGCCGGTGTAACCCTGGCCCACAGCAGCGGCCTGTACCTGGGCGCCTGGAGTTCGAACGTCGATTTCGGCGGTGGCCTGAAAACCCGCCAGGAAGTCGACTACTACGGTGGTTGGCTGTGGCAGGCGACCGACGCCATCAGCCTGGATGTCGGCTATCTCAAATACGCGTATCCAAAAGAGAGCCAGTTCAATCAGAGCGAGGTCTACGGGATTCTCGACGTCTATGGCGTGAAACTCGCGGCCTATTACTCTGCCGATGCACCGGGCATCGACAGCAAACAGAGCACGTTGTACCGCTACGTTGGCTACGAAACCGAGTTGCCCTATGGGCTGGGGCTGAAACTGCGCTACGGCGAAATGGACTTCAAAGACCCGCGCCTGTATTCGGCCTCGGGGCATGGCGAGGAGGCTTACCACGAGTGGGAGGCGAAGCTGACCCGCGAAGTGGCCGGGGTGCTGCTGGGGTTGAGTTACATCGACACCGATTTGTCGAAAAGCCAATGCATCAGCAACTGGGGGTTCGACGATGTGTGCAGCGCGACCCTGGTGGCGAGTGTCAGCAAATCCTTTTAA
- a CDS encoding amidohydrolase, with protein sequence MKRFLPNLLMAAVAFASMEAMAATDLVLLNGKIFTADRNQPKVQALAVQDGKVLQVGSDAQIKALVESQTKVIDLGGKTLMPGLIDSHSHAIFGGLEMASANMEDEVVDLDELEKRLRGWRDDGKAKHGDVLSVAGMSSAYWAQAEALGKKFNSGEWAKVPVVFTGSDHHTAWANNVMLERAGIDAILLQNLPAAELDTIGKLADGSPNGFLVDAGWDRVALKMPAPSAADMLRAAQTAVRYNNSLGITAWMDPAANAAPGEPVFALKPTEKTVGVLPVYKALSQSGGMTAHVAALLVANPKSVPADLDTLDKVRQQFQGIPNLTLPGIKIFADGVIEYPAQSAAMIDPYTNSQKQGELLIDPKHFGELVSAIDQRGWRVHIHAIGDRAVRESLNGIAQARKDRQSGVTHSITHLQMVNPKEFARFKPLNVIASMQLLWASADDYTLDMIKPYVSALAFRYQYPAHSLLKQGATIAGASDWPVSSPNPWNAIAQAITRNGPLGVLNADERIDRETMFYAYTLNAARTIGLEKQIGSLSPGKQADFIVLDRDVFSVDEKALHDTRVLQTWFAGREVYAPTL encoded by the coding sequence ATGAAAAGATTCCTCCCGAATCTATTGATGGCCGCTGTGGCTTTTGCCTCGATGGAAGCCATGGCAGCGACCGATCTGGTGCTGCTCAACGGCAAGATATTCACCGCCGACCGCAACCAGCCCAAGGTGCAGGCCCTGGCGGTGCAGGACGGCAAAGTGCTACAAGTTGGCAGCGATGCACAGATAAAAGCCCTGGTTGAATCGCAAACGAAAGTGATCGACCTCGGCGGCAAGACATTGATGCCCGGCCTGATCGACAGCCATTCCCACGCGATTTTCGGCGGTCTGGAAATGGCCTCGGCCAATATGGAAGATGAGGTGGTCGACCTCGATGAGCTGGAAAAACGCCTGCGCGGATGGCGTGATGACGGCAAGGCGAAACACGGCGATGTGCTGAGCGTGGCCGGCATGAGTTCGGCGTATTGGGCCCAGGCCGAGGCCCTCGGCAAAAAATTCAACAGCGGCGAATGGGCCAAGGTGCCCGTGGTATTCACCGGCAGCGACCACCACACCGCCTGGGCCAACAACGTCATGCTCGAACGCGCGGGCATCGACGCCATCCTGCTGCAAAACCTGCCGGCCGCCGAACTCGACACCATAGGCAAGCTTGCCGATGGTAGCCCCAACGGTTTTCTGGTGGACGCCGGTTGGGATCGGGTTGCGTTAAAAATGCCCGCGCCCAGTGCCGCCGACATGCTGCGCGCCGCGCAAACCGCCGTGCGCTACAACAACAGCCTGGGCATTACGGCCTGGATGGACCCCGCTGCCAACGCCGCCCCCGGCGAGCCGGTGTTTGCCCTTAAACCCACGGAGAAAACCGTCGGCGTACTGCCGGTGTACAAAGCGCTGTCGCAAAGCGGTGGCATGACCGCCCACGTCGCGGCCCTGCTGGTGGCCAATCCGAAAAGCGTACCGGCCGATCTCGACACGCTGGACAAGGTCCGCCAGCAATTCCAGGGCATCCCCAACCTGACCCTGCCCGGTATCAAGATTTTTGCCGACGGCGTGATCGAATACCCGGCCCAGAGCGCGGCGATGATCGATCCTTACACCAACTCGCAAAAACAGGGCGAGTTGCTGATCGATCCGAAGCACTTCGGCGAACTGGTCAGTGCCATCGATCAACGCGGCTGGCGGGTGCACATCCACGCCATCGGCGACCGCGCGGTACGAGAATCCCTGAACGGCATCGCCCAGGCGCGCAAGGATCGCCAGAGCGGCGTGACTCACTCGATCACCCACTTGCAAATGGTCAACCCGAAAGAGTTTGCGCGGTTCAAACCGCTCAACGTCATCGCCTCCATGCAGTTGCTCTGGGCCTCCGCCGACGATTACACCCTGGACATGATCAAGCCTTACGTCAGCGCCCTCGCCTTCCGCTATCAGTACCCGGCGCACTCGCTGCTCAAACAGGGCGCGACGATCGCCGGAGCCAGCGACTGGCCGGTGTCTTCACCCAATCCATGGAACGCCATCGCCCAGGCGATCACCCGAAACGGCCCGTTGGGTGTGTTGAACGCCGACGAACGCATCGACCGGGAAACGATGTTCTACGCCTACACCCTCAACGCCGCCCGCACTATCGGTCTAGAGAAGCAAATCGGCTCGTTGAGCCCCGGCAAGCAAGCCGATTTCATCGTTCTGGACCGCGACGTGTTCAGCGTCGATGAGAAAGCCCTGCACGACACCCGAGTGCTGCAAACCTGGTTCGCCGGTCGCGAAGTCTACGCCCCGACACTCTGA
- a CDS encoding LysR family transcriptional regulator, with product MDKLGALKMFVVTAQLGSFSRAAEQLGKTPSALTKAVNHLEAELGARLFERSTRRILLTEVGRLYLETARQVLQRLDEAGEEIEQLQHGLRGNLKITAPLAYGHAFLDQVCGGFLEQYPQINLQVDLCDEFVNLLESGYDLALREGHDDLPGLIARVVGSNRLALCGSPAYLARKALPVTPQTLDEHEWLLYRHPLLSREFWWAERDGQRLSLPQPQAPRLRSDNYDLLLANALAGRGLLHTPLWSAAPYLADGRLVRVMADYDIDPDSFGPHILAVYPSHRRATAKVVAFIDYIAGFLASRGLS from the coding sequence ATGGACAAGTTGGGTGCGTTGAAAATGTTCGTGGTCACGGCGCAACTGGGCAGTTTCAGCCGCGCCGCCGAGCAACTGGGCAAGACCCCGTCGGCCCTGACCAAAGCGGTCAATCACCTGGAGGCCGAGCTCGGTGCCCGGCTATTCGAGCGCAGCACCCGGCGGATTCTGCTGACGGAAGTGGGGCGGCTCTACCTGGAAACCGCGCGTCAGGTGTTGCAGCGGCTGGACGAGGCCGGTGAGGAAATCGAGCAGTTGCAGCATGGCCTGCGCGGCAATCTGAAAATCACCGCGCCACTGGCCTATGGGCATGCCTTTCTCGATCAGGTGTGTGGCGGTTTTCTGGAGCAGTATCCGCAGATCAATCTGCAAGTGGACCTGTGCGATGAGTTCGTCAATCTGCTGGAAAGCGGCTACGACCTGGCCCTGCGCGAAGGCCATGACGACCTGCCGGGGCTGATCGCCCGCGTCGTTGGCAGCAATCGTCTGGCGTTGTGTGGCAGCCCGGCCTATCTGGCGCGCAAGGCGTTGCCGGTCACCCCGCAAACCCTCGATGAGCACGAATGGTTGCTGTATCGCCATCCCTTGCTCAGCCGCGAATTCTGGTGGGCCGAGCGCGATGGGCAGCGCTTGAGCCTGCCGCAACCCCAGGCGCCACGGCTGCGCAGCGACAATTACGACTTGCTGCTGGCCAATGCGCTGGCCGGACGCGGGTTGTTGCACACGCCGCTATGGAGCGCTGCGCCGTATCTGGCCGACGGTCGACTGGTGCGGGTGATGGCGGACTACGACATCGATCCCGACAGCTTTGGCCCGCACATTCTGGCGGTGTACCCGAGCCATCGGCGAGCGACCGCCAAAGTCGTGGCTTTTATCGATTACATCGCCGGGTTTCTGGCCTCTCGCGGGCTGAGCTGA
- the lexA gene encoding transcriptional repressor LexA: MYSMTTLTPRRTAILTFIRDRIAEHGQPPSLAEISEAFGFASRSVARKHVLALTEAGFIEVNPHQARGIRLLNQPPRPELLDVPVLGRVAAGAPIGADAEVHSRLLLDPSIFSRVPDYMLRVQGDSMIEDGILDGDLVGVRRNPEALNGQIVVARLDGEVTIKRFERVGDAVRLLPRNPAYQPIIVRADQELAIEGVFCGLVRQG; this comes from the coding sequence ATGTACTCCATGACGACTTTAACTCCCCGCCGTACCGCCATCCTGACCTTCATCCGCGATCGCATCGCCGAACACGGTCAGCCCCCGAGCCTCGCTGAAATCAGCGAGGCCTTCGGTTTCGCCTCCCGTAGCGTGGCGCGCAAGCACGTGCTGGCGCTGACCGAGGCGGGTTTCATCGAGGTCAATCCGCATCAGGCGCGCGGCATCCGCTTGTTGAACCAGCCGCCGCGGCCCGAGCTGCTGGACGTTCCGGTACTGGGCCGCGTGGCGGCCGGTGCGCCGATCGGTGCCGATGCCGAGGTCCACAGCCGCTTGCTGCTCGATCCGTCGATCTTCTCGCGGGTGCCGGATTACATGCTGCGGGTCCAGGGTGATTCGATGATCGAGGACGGCATTCTCGACGGCGATCTGGTGGGCGTGCGGCGCAATCCTGAAGCGCTCAACGGCCAGATCGTGGTGGCGCGGCTCGACGGCGAAGTCACCATCAAGCGTTTCGAGCGGGTCGGCGATGCCGTTCGCCTGTTGCCGCGCAATCCGGCTTACCAGCCGATCATTGTTCGAGCCGATCAGGAGCTGGCCATCGAAGGCGTGTTCTGTGGTCTGGTGAGGCAAGGGTGA
- the imuA gene encoding translesion DNA synthesis-associated protein ImuA: MGAVVALDTLFNGGQVWKGRPAPPAVSPQPTGHAALDAALPSGGWPEAALSEILLAGQGVGELQLVWPTLARLSAAGERIVLVAPPYVPYPQAWQNAGVDLRQLSIIQASERDALWAAEQCLRSGSCGAVLCWPHKADDRALRRLQVAAETGQTLAFAYRSLSEAINPSPAALRIAIDAKPAQLRVLKCRGGLARSAPIAFAVGH, from the coding sequence ATGGGCGCCGTCGTTGCGCTGGATACGCTGTTCAATGGCGGCCAGGTCTGGAAGGGCCGACCTGCGCCACCGGCCGTCAGCCCGCAACCCACGGGGCATGCGGCGCTGGATGCGGCGTTGCCGAGCGGTGGCTGGCCGGAAGCGGCGCTGAGCGAAATCCTCCTGGCCGGGCAGGGCGTGGGTGAGTTGCAACTGGTGTGGCCGACGCTGGCACGGCTGTCGGCGGCGGGCGAGCGCATCGTGCTGGTGGCGCCGCCTTACGTGCCGTATCCCCAGGCCTGGCAGAACGCCGGGGTCGATCTGCGCCAGTTGTCGATCATCCAGGCCAGCGAGCGCGATGCGCTGTGGGCGGCGGAACAATGCCTGCGTTCGGGCAGTTGCGGGGCGGTGTTGTGCTGGCCGCACAAGGCCGATGACCGGGCGTTGCGACGTTTGCAGGTGGCGGCCGAAACCGGGCAGACCCTGGCGTTCGCCTATCGCTCGCTCAGTGAAGCCATCAACCCGTCGCCAGCGGCCCTGCGCATCGCCATCGACGCCAAGCCTGCTCAGTTGCGGGTGCTCAAGTGCCGGGGCGGGCTGGCCCGTTCGGCGCCGATTGCCTTTGCCGTGGGGCATTGA